The following coding sequences are from one Luteimonas sp. S4-F44 window:
- a CDS encoding Lrp/AsnC family transcriptional regulator codes for MAAATLDRTDLLLLAELQRNGRQSNADLAERVHLSASACLRRVQRLERDGVIAGYRAEVDAERLGLGLQAFVRVQLKHHDSAAVAGFAQLVDDWDEVVACHALTGDMDYLLQIAVRDLEHFSRFLLDRLLNQPAVDDVNSSFVLRTVKAWRGLPLPI; via the coding sequence ATGGCCGCTGCGACGCTGGACCGCACCGATCTGCTGCTGCTCGCCGAGCTGCAGCGCAACGGCCGGCAGAGCAACGCCGATCTCGCCGAGCGCGTGCACCTGTCGGCCTCGGCGTGCCTGCGCCGGGTCCAGCGGCTCGAACGCGATGGCGTCATCGCCGGCTATCGCGCCGAGGTCGATGCCGAGCGGCTGGGGCTGGGGCTGCAGGCGTTTGTGCGTGTGCAACTCAAGCATCACGACAGCGCCGCGGTCGCCGGCTTCGCGCAGCTGGTCGATGACTGGGACGAGGTGGTCGCTTGCCACGCGCTGACCGGCGACATGGACTATCTGCTGCAGATCGCGGTGCGCGACCTGGAGCACTTCTCGCGATTCCTGCTCGACCGGTTGCTCAACCAGCCAGCGGTCGACGACGTCAATTCGAGCTTCGTACTGCGCACCGTC
- the phhA gene encoding phenylalanine 4-monooxygenase — protein MSAQPSSAPRRVENLQTDKGKVPVYATGIVEQPWDDYSADDHATWATLYARQRALLVGRACDEFLEAQDAMGMTPDAIPKFSELNTVLEAATGWTLLGVEGLLPELDFFDHLANRRFPVTWWIRRPDQIDYIEEPDLFHDLFGHVPLLMNPVFADYMQAYGRGGVKAHGIGAEALQHLTRLYWYTVEFGLIRQAQGLRIFGAGIVSSKGESIHSLESDAPNRIGFDLERIMRTRYRIDTFQKTYFVIDSFEQLMEATRPDFAPIYARLAPLDAIDAGTVQDSDRVFHRGTGEGWASGGDV, from the coding sequence ATGTCCGCCCAGCCTTCGAGCGCCCCGCGCCGGGTCGAGAACCTGCAGACCGACAAGGGCAAGGTCCCGGTCTATGCCACCGGCATCGTCGAGCAGCCGTGGGACGACTACAGCGCCGACGACCACGCCACCTGGGCCACGCTCTATGCGCGCCAGCGCGCGCTGCTGGTCGGGCGCGCCTGCGACGAGTTCCTGGAGGCGCAGGACGCGATGGGCATGACGCCCGACGCGATTCCGAAGTTCTCCGAGCTCAACACCGTGCTCGAGGCCGCGACCGGCTGGACGCTGCTGGGCGTCGAGGGCCTGCTGCCCGAGCTCGATTTCTTCGACCACCTCGCCAATCGCCGCTTTCCGGTGACCTGGTGGATCCGCCGTCCCGACCAGATCGACTACATCGAGGAACCGGACTTGTTCCACGATCTGTTCGGCCACGTGCCGCTGCTGATGAACCCGGTGTTCGCCGACTACATGCAGGCCTACGGCCGCGGCGGGGTCAAGGCGCACGGCATCGGTGCCGAAGCGCTGCAGCACCTCACGCGGCTGTACTGGTACACGGTGGAGTTCGGGCTGATCCGACAGGCGCAGGGTCTGCGCATCTTCGGCGCCGGCATCGTGTCGTCGAAGGGCGAATCGATCCATTCGCTCGAATCCGACGCGCCCAACCGCATCGGTTTCGATCTGGAGCGGATCATGCGCACGCGCTACCGCATCGACACCTTCCAGAAGACCTACTTCGTCATCGACAGCTTCGAGCAGTTGATGGAGGCCACGCGCCCGGACTTCGCGCCGATCTATGCACGGCTGGCACCGCTGGACGCGATCGATGCCGGCACGGTGCAGGACAGCGACCGGGTGTTCCACCGCGGCACCGGCGAGGGCTGGGCCAGCGGCGGCGACGTGTGA
- a CDS encoding TonB-dependent receptor: protein MPLPFVAFRATPFLASLPLAIAACCAAVPASAFDAPRTLERVRVDATRLRGVSDFDTPASVDALRLDDADSSRSGTVASEPLAGVPGLLARDRQNHAQDTQLSIRGFGARSTFGVRGVRLYADGIPASMPDGQGQLSHFSLVGGDRIEIMRGPFSSLYGNSSGGVLQIWSADGAPGDDWRFKASHGRDATTSLAAQLRGGSETVGYNLALSRFDTDGWRDHSAARRDSANTKLRFDLGDRRRLDLVANWVDIDAQDPLGLTADQVRANPRQVATVAQQFDTRKTVRQQQAGVIYEHGVGEAHTLRAMAYGGERRVVQVLPIPAAAQANPLNSGGVIDLDNAYGGLDLRWSWEGALAGRPLELTVGANADRQRQHRQGFENFVGDALGVRGARRRDERNTVENRDQFAQAYWAFAPRWSLLAGVRHSEVEFVSRDAYVTAGNPDDSGRIAYRQTSPVAGLVFAPRDDLRAYLSAGRGFETPTFNELGYRADGGAGLAFDLAPAISDNLELGAKWRAPAGATWNAALFRADTDNELAVARNVGGRSSFQNVGRARRQGAELSLRQPLGEAFELHVAATWLDATFRDAYRVCTGAGCTVPTTPVAAGARIPGVPARQLFARLDWTGGPWSAAIEGVGVGDVVVDDLATGRAAGYALLHLEGARRWHFEAGQLRTFLRVDNLLDQAYIGSVIVNEGNGRFYEPGPGRGVLLGAQWTWHR, encoded by the coding sequence ATGCCTCTGCCGTTCGTCGCGTTCCGCGCCACCCCGTTTCTCGCGTCCCTGCCCCTGGCGATCGCCGCCTGCTGCGCCGCCGTGCCGGCCAGCGCGTTCGACGCACCACGCACCCTCGAACGGGTGCGGGTCGACGCCACTCGGCTGCGCGGCGTGTCGGACTTCGACACCCCGGCCTCGGTCGATGCGTTGCGGCTCGACGATGCCGACAGCAGCCGCAGCGGCACTGTCGCCTCCGAGCCGTTGGCCGGCGTGCCGGGCCTGCTGGCGCGCGATCGCCAGAACCACGCGCAGGACACCCAGCTGTCGATCCGCGGCTTCGGCGCGCGTTCGACCTTCGGCGTGCGCGGCGTGCGGCTCTACGCCGACGGCATCCCGGCCTCGATGCCCGACGGGCAGGGCCAGCTCTCGCATTTCAGCCTCGTCGGTGGCGACCGCATCGAGATCATGCGCGGCCCGTTCTCATCGCTGTACGGCAATTCCTCGGGCGGCGTGCTGCAGATCTGGAGCGCCGATGGCGCGCCGGGTGATGACTGGCGGTTCAAGGCCAGTCACGGGCGCGATGCCACCACCAGCCTGGCCGCGCAGCTGCGTGGCGGCAGCGAGACGGTCGGCTACAACCTCGCGCTGTCGCGCTTCGACACCGATGGCTGGCGCGATCACAGCGCCGCGCGCCGCGACTCGGCGAACACGAAGCTGCGCTTTGATCTGGGCGACCGGCGGCGCCTGGACCTGGTCGCCAACTGGGTCGACATCGACGCCCAGGATCCGCTGGGGCTGACCGCCGACCAGGTCCGTGCGAATCCGCGTCAGGTCGCGACGGTGGCGCAGCAGTTCGACACCCGCAAGACGGTGCGCCAGCAGCAGGCCGGCGTGATCTACGAGCACGGCGTGGGCGAGGCGCACACCCTGCGCGCGATGGCCTATGGCGGCGAACGCAGGGTGGTACAGGTCCTGCCGATTCCCGCGGCCGCGCAGGCCAACCCGTTGAACTCGGGCGGTGTGATCGACCTGGACAATGCCTACGGCGGTCTCGATCTGCGTTGGAGCTGGGAGGGCGCACTTGCCGGCCGGCCGCTGGAACTGACCGTCGGCGCGAACGCCGACCGCCAGCGCCAGCATCGCCAGGGCTTCGAGAACTTCGTCGGCGACGCGCTCGGTGTGCGCGGTGCGCGGCGACGCGACGAACGCAACACGGTCGAGAACCGCGACCAGTTCGCGCAGGCGTATTGGGCGTTCGCGCCGCGCTGGTCGCTGCTGGCCGGCGTGCGCCACAGCGAGGTCGAGTTCGTCTCGCGCGATGCCTACGTCACCGCGGGCAATCCCGACGACAGCGGTCGCATCGCTTACCGCCAGACCTCGCCGGTCGCCGGGCTGGTGTTCGCGCCGCGCGACGACCTGCGCGCCTACCTGTCGGCCGGCCGGGGCTTCGAGACGCCGACCTTCAACGAGCTGGGCTATCGCGCCGACGGCGGCGCCGGGTTGGCGTTCGACCTCGCGCCGGCGATCAGCGACAACCTCGAGCTGGGCGCCAAGTGGCGCGCGCCCGCCGGCGCCACCTGGAACGCCGCGCTGTTCCGCGCCGACACCGACAACGAGCTTGCGGTCGCGCGCAATGTCGGCGGCCGCAGCAGTTTCCAGAACGTCGGACGCGCGCGTCGCCAGGGCGCCGAACTGTCCCTGCGCCAGCCGCTGGGCGAGGCCTTCGAGCTCCATGTCGCGGCGACCTGGCTCGACGCGACCTTCCGCGATGCCTACCGCGTCTGCACCGGTGCGGGCTGCACCGTGCCGACGACACCAGTCGCGGCCGGCGCGCGCATCCCCGGTGTGCCGGCGCGCCAATTGTTCGCGCGACTGGACTGGACCGGCGGTCCCTGGAGTGCGGCGATCGAAGGCGTCGGGGTGGGCGATGTGGTGGTTGACGATCTTGCAACCGGCCGCGCCGCGGGCTACGCCCTGCTGCATCTGGAAGGCGCGCGCCGCTGGCACTTCGAGGCCGGGCAGTTGCGCACGTTCCTGCGCGTCGACAACCTGCTCGACCAGGCCTACATCGGCTCGGTGATCGTCAACGAAGGCAACGGCCGGTTCTACGAACCCGGCCCCGGCCGCGGTGTGCTGCTCGGTGCGCAGTGGACCTGGCACCGCTGA
- the adhP gene encoding alcohol dehydrogenase AdhP, with protein MDKTMKAAVVREFGKPLVIEEVAVPRPAAGDILVKIEACGVCHTDLHAVDGDWPVKPNPPFIPGHEGVGHVVAVGQGVTHIKEGDRVGIPWLYSACGHCEHCLGGWETLCEAQQNSGYSVNGGFAEYALANAGYVGHLPKNVGFVEIAPVLCAGVTVYKGLKVTDTKPGDWVVISGIGGLGHMAVQYARAMGLNVAAVDVDDSKLALATRLGATVTVNARTTDPVAYLKKEIGGAHGALVTAVSPKAFEQAIGMVRRGGTVSLNGLPPGAFPLDIFGMVLNGVTVRGSIVGTRLDLQESLDFAAQGKVAATVSTDRLENINDVFSRMHAGKIEGRVVLDFAA; from the coding sequence ATGGACAAGACGATGAAGGCCGCGGTGGTCCGCGAATTCGGCAAGCCGCTGGTCATCGAAGAAGTCGCGGTGCCGCGTCCGGCGGCCGGCGACATCCTCGTCAAGATCGAGGCCTGCGGTGTCTGCCATACCGACCTGCACGCGGTCGACGGCGACTGGCCGGTCAAGCCCAATCCGCCGTTCATCCCCGGCCACGAGGGCGTGGGCCACGTGGTCGCGGTTGGCCAGGGCGTGACCCACATCAAGGAAGGCGACCGGGTCGGCATTCCGTGGCTGTACTCGGCCTGCGGCCATTGCGAGCACTGTCTGGGCGGCTGGGAAACGCTGTGTGAGGCGCAGCAGAACAGCGGCTATTCGGTCAACGGCGGTTTCGCCGAGTACGCGCTGGCCAATGCCGGGTACGTCGGCCATCTGCCGAAGAACGTCGGCTTCGTCGAGATCGCCCCGGTGCTGTGCGCCGGCGTCACCGTCTACAAGGGCCTGAAGGTCACCGACACCAAGCCCGGCGACTGGGTCGTGATCTCGGGCATCGGCGGCCTGGGCCACATGGCGGTGCAGTACGCCCGTGCCATGGGCCTGAACGTGGCCGCGGTCGATGTCGACGACAGCAAGCTCGCCCTCGCCACGCGGCTGGGGGCGACGGTCACCGTCAACGCCCGCACCACCGATCCGGTCGCCTATCTGAAGAAGGAGATCGGCGGTGCGCACGGGGCACTGGTCACCGCGGTCTCGCCCAAGGCCTTCGAGCAGGCGATCGGCATGGTCCGCCGCGGTGGCACGGTCTCGCTCAACGGCCTGCCGCCGGGCGCGTTCCCGCTCGACATCTTCGGCATGGTGCTCAACGGCGTGACCGTGCGCGGCTCGATCGTCGGCACCCGCCTCGACCTGCAGGAGTCGCTGGATTTCGCCGCGCAGGGCAAGGTCGCCGCGACGGTCTCGACCGACCGCCTGGAGAACATCAACGACGTGTTCTCGCGCATGCACGCGGGCAAGATCGAAGGGCGCGTGGTGCTCGACTTCGCGGCCTGA
- a CDS encoding response regulator transcription factor yields the protein MSATAVRVALADDQALVRAGLRALLERQGIVIVVEADSGTSLLERIAAQPVDVVLSDIRMPGLDGIDALTALRARGDTTPVLLLTTFDDSDLLLRATDAGAQGFLLKDAAPEDLRDAIARVAAGETLLQPVSTEPVRARYRFHDDQAPRETFNEREVAILRLLAGGYSNKEIARSLFLAEGTVKNYVSAILDKLGTRDRTRAVLKAITLRVI from the coding sequence ATGAGTGCGACGGCTGTGCGCGTCGCGCTCGCCGACGACCAGGCCTTGGTCCGCGCCGGGCTGCGCGCGCTGCTGGAACGCCAGGGCATCGTCATCGTAGTCGAGGCCGATTCGGGTACGAGCCTGCTCGAGCGGATCGCCGCGCAGCCGGTCGATGTGGTGCTCAGCGATATCCGCATGCCTGGCCTGGACGGGATCGATGCCCTGACCGCGCTGCGCGCGCGCGGCGACACCACGCCGGTGCTGCTGCTGACCACCTTCGACGACAGCGACCTGTTGCTGCGCGCGACCGATGCCGGCGCGCAGGGCTTCCTGCTCAAGGACGCCGCCCCCGAGGATCTGCGCGATGCGATCGCGCGCGTCGCCGCGGGCGAGACGCTGCTGCAGCCGGTCAGCACCGAGCCGGTGCGGGCGCGCTACCGGTTCCACGACGACCAGGCCCCACGCGAGACCTTCAACGAACGCGAGGTCGCGATCCTGCGCCTGCTCGCCGGCGGCTACTCCAACAAGGAGATCGCGCGCAGCCTGTTCCTGGCCGAGGGCACGGTGAAGAACTACGTCTCGGCGATCCTCGACAAGCTCGGCACCCGCGACCGCACGCGGGCGGTGCTCAAGGCGATCACCCTGCGCGTCATCTGA
- a CDS encoding histidine kinase, with amino-acid sequence MSSWGVATVSVRRSAPPAASGHRSAVPEVTFCAPPIAAAGADLQHGAMTQPRRLFEPLNLAALLTLGAVAYSVRYYEPGRQATAWLLLGLFAVGFLSLSLWPPRLRRVKHAVVALLPIIALALIALAPKPGTAPILLVVWIAAAFSHWPPRAATVALVLADVVYYLILKHIAGFGAPLMVVLIFAGFQAFAGLCMHYARSAERTRDTLSRVNADLLATRALLADSARDAERLRVARELHDVAGHKLTAMRLNLRALVDEPALADNPQLRVAEQLSGELLADIRNVVQALRERGGLDLATALRALAAPMPRPVLRLSIADDVQVTDPAIAEAVLRLVQEALTNAAKHADADTLDVALHRADGVLHVTIEDDGLVREDWREGNGIAGMRERLVALQGRVRLARNAHGGMRIDAELPA; translated from the coding sequence ATGTCCTCGTGGGGTGTGGCTACAGTCTCCGTGCGCCGTTCCGCGCCGCCTGCTGCCAGTGGTCATCGATCCGCAGTGCCGGAAGTCACTTTCTGCGCCCCGCCCATTGCCGCCGCCGGCGCCGACTTGCAGCATGGCGCCATGACCCAGCCTCGCCGCCTGTTCGAACCGCTCAATCTCGCCGCGTTGCTGACGCTCGGGGCGGTTGCGTACTCGGTGCGGTACTACGAACCGGGGCGCCAGGCGACGGCCTGGCTGCTGCTCGGCCTGTTCGCCGTCGGGTTCCTGTCGCTGTCGCTGTGGCCGCCGCGGCTGCGACGGGTCAAGCACGCGGTGGTCGCGCTGCTGCCGATCATTGCGCTGGCGCTGATCGCGCTCGCTCCCAAGCCCGGCACAGCGCCGATACTGCTGGTGGTCTGGATCGCGGCGGCGTTCTCGCACTGGCCGCCGCGCGCGGCGACGGTCGCGCTGGTGCTCGCCGACGTCGTCTATTACCTGATCCTCAAGCACATCGCCGGCTTCGGCGCGCCGCTGATGGTGGTGCTGATCTTCGCCGGCTTCCAGGCCTTCGCGGGCCTGTGCATGCACTACGCGCGCAGCGCCGAGCGCACACGCGACACGCTCTCGCGCGTCAATGCAGATCTGCTGGCCACGCGCGCGCTGCTCGCCGACAGTGCGCGCGATGCCGAACGCCTGCGCGTGGCGCGGGAACTCCACGACGTTGCCGGCCACAAGCTCACCGCGATGCGTCTGAACCTGCGTGCGCTCGTCGATGAGCCGGCGTTGGCCGACAACCCGCAGCTGCGCGTGGCCGAACAGCTGTCGGGCGAACTGCTGGCCGACATCCGCAACGTGGTTCAGGCCCTGCGCGAGCGCGGTGGACTGGATCTGGCGACCGCGCTGCGCGCGCTGGCCGCGCCGATGCCGCGCCCGGTGCTGCGGCTGTCGATCGCCGACGACGTGCAGGTGACCGACCCGGCGATCGCCGAAGCGGTATTGCGGCTGGTGCAGGAGGCCCTGACCAATGCCGCCAAGCACGCCGATGCGGACACGCTCGATGTCGCCCTGCACCGTGCGGACGGCGTGCTGCATGTGACCATCGAGGACGATGGCCTGGTGCGCGAGGACTGGCGCGAAGGCAACGGCATCGCCGGCATGCGCGAGCGCCTGGTCGCGCTGCAGGGCCGCGTACGCCTGGCACGCAATGCCCACGGCGGGATGCGGATCGATGCGGAGTTGCCGGCATGA
- a CDS encoding DUF2141 domain-containing protein, translating to MRRTPVSIAAPFALLAAAAFAAPAHAASLEVSIRDARNQDGQFQVALVDAAGYAGQAAPIAGRLLAPAGEVTHLRFDDVPAGRYALMVIHDENGNGKLDTNLAGMPVEGYGFSNNPRVMRKPTFDEAAFEIGRDTTALDIAIR from the coding sequence ATGCGCCGCACGCCCGTCTCCATCGCCGCCCCGTTCGCCCTGCTGGCCGCCGCCGCTTTCGCCGCGCCCGCGCACGCCGCGAGCCTCGAGGTCTCCATCCGCGATGCCCGCAACCAGGACGGGCAGTTCCAGGTCGCCCTGGTCGATGCGGCGGGCTACGCCGGACAGGCGGCGCCGATCGCCGGCCGCCTGCTGGCCCCCGCGGGCGAGGTCACCCACCTGCGCTTCGACGACGTGCCGGCCGGCCGCTACGCGCTGATGGTGATCCACGACGAGAACGGCAACGGCAAGCTCGACACCAACCTGGCCGGTATGCCGGTCGAAGGCTACGGCTTCAGCAACAACCCGCGGGTGATGCGCAAGCCGACGTTCGACGAAGCGGCATTCGAGATCGGGCGCGACACCACCGCGCTCGATATCGCGATCCGCTGA